In a genomic window of Vigna radiata var. radiata cultivar VC1973A unplaced genomic scaffold, Vradiata_ver6 scaffold_1168, whole genome shotgun sequence:
- the LOC111240517 gene encoding alpha-L-arabinofuranosidase 1-like, with amino-acid sequence MCYAGNGSLLAAVAEAAFLIGLEKNSDIVDMVAYAPLFSNINDRKWIPDAIVFDSYQLYGTPSYWVQKLFVESSGATFLPSTLXTNSSNQLIASAITWKNSTDNKNYIRIKVXFTXLLMC; translated from the exons ATGTGTT ATGCTGGAAATGGAAGTCTTCTAGCTGCAGTGGCTGAAGCTGCATTTCTTATTGGCCTTGAAAAGAACag TGATATTGTAGACATGGTTGCTTATGCACcacttttttcaaatataaacgACAGGAA ATGGATTCCCGATGCAATTGTGTTTGACTCTTATCAGCTGTATGGAACACCCAGCTATTGGGTGCAAAAGCTTTTTGTTGAGTCTAGTGGAGCAACATTTCTTCCCTCAACACTCAANACAAATTCATCTAATCAACTAATTGCATCTGCAATTACTTGGAAAAATTCTACAGATAACAAAAATTACATAAGAATAAAGGTAAGNTTCACAATNTTGCTAATGTGCTAG